A single Manduca sexta isolate Smith_Timp_Sample1 chromosome 11, JHU_Msex_v1.0, whole genome shotgun sequence DNA region contains:
- the LOC115442308 gene encoding protein regulator of cytokinesis 1 → MITLTEDVNKLFNEVLREISQNVRSMMEELWLNWSHLGVDDSTKVNNITKLVQIEKELHRDVISETRQKLKIMQAQVDKLKEETEELSRCLSVDITILDFKEEMMLVEYKRELEEQIAGYRQQVEQRRMKMDRLLEWQNDLAEKLGVTIQELQDVPLPSEDELDRLKNHLEVLQAERDKRTEVFLNIQVEIKDIMEKLQIKPQNKFEHTVMTSLSVDFKVTDLNMDLLAKLQQDLHNKYEQTNNRVLELRERLEKLWDCLDEDQIYRENFLHAHPGCHPQTEAAIKEEIKRCEQIKRQKIQVFVANVRTKIKLMWDNIMYSNQEREEFVHYYQDIFTEDTLTLHELYLEKLAKFYNDNKPIFEMVLTRKNLWLKMTELEARASEPGRYHNRGGQLLREEKERKAIASNLPKIEAQIRDLVTDYETRTGNTFTVDGKPLLQLMEEEWEIRKAERHNKLSARKQALTPTTPLFRSLATSPLGKRNRTAAGLAATAERNRPPSKRQLITGSATKAVTTITNNLSALKRSAISTVKRRISGRLAARAVVESKGDHAKRKLDYGGDVKKTPKLAVNGSILKHKRASHGRRRSGGRKSINATRSTASQEDEKAVNKDPLMETTLLTTYSDFKDGINERQISRSSMANTKPQECVMPTIVYPTIEENHTPTTPKKTPRTKTPLTPKVGKENIQHVNVPGTPKSNLMYTPTRLTRSALKLNHDGFATPRAPLSANKVNLQRQNTVASLTVKTTPNNVSRSKSHSHLVRVKNLPPLI, encoded by the exons atgatcacCCTTACAGAAGACGTCAACAAGCTTTT CAATGAAGTCCTCCGGGAGATATCCCAAAATGTCCGGTCGATGATGGAGGAGCTATGGCTAAACTGGTCCCATTTGGGCGTGGACGACAGTACCAAGGTCAACAACATCACCAAACTAGTCCAGATTGAGAAGGAACTCCACCGTGATGTCATCTCGGAGACCAGGCAGAAACTCAAGATCATGCAGGCTCAAGTTGACA AACTAAAAGAAGAGACAGAGGAACTAAGCAGATGTTTGTCTGTTGACATAACAATACTGGACTTCAAAGAAGAAATGATGCTGGTGGAATACAAGAGAGAATTGGAAGAACAAATTGCagg GTATAGACAACAAGTAGAGCAACGTCGTATGAAAATGGACCGTTTGTTAGAATGGCAAAATGATCTGGCGGAGAAACTCGGAGTCACTATTCAGGAACTGCAGGATGTACCGTTACCATCAGAGGACGAGTTAGATAGACTCAAGAATCACCTTGAAGTGTTACAGGCAGAGAGGGACAAGAGAACCGAAGTATTCTTGAACATTCAAGTTGAAATCAAGGATATAATGG AAAAACTGCAGATCAAGCCACAGAATAAGTTTGAACACACTGTGATGACATCCCTGTCAGTAGATTTTAAGGTGACAGACCTCAACATGGACCTCCTGGCTAAACTTCAACAAGATCTGCATAATAAATACGAACAGACCAATAATAGG GTACTAGAACTCCGCGAACGTTTGGAGAAGTTGTGGGATTGTCTGGATGAAGATCAGATATACCGTGAAAACTTCCTGCATGCACATCCTGGTTGCCATCCACAGACAGAGGCAGCAATCAAGGAGGAAATCAAGAGGTGTGAACAAATCAAACGACAGAAGATTCAG GTCTTTGTAGCCAATGTCCGCACAAAAATCAAGTTGATGTGGGATAATATAATGTACTCGAACCAGGAGCGTGAAGAGTTTGTTCACTATTACCAGGACATATTCACTGAAGACACCCTCACGCTGCATGAGCTCTACCTTGAGAAGCTTGCCAAGTTTTATAATGATAACAA GCCAATATTCGAGATGGTGCTGACTCGTAAGAACCTGTGGCTCAAGATGACCGAGCTGGAGGCTCGCGCGTCAGAGCCGGGCCGGTACCACAACCGCGGCGGGCAGCTGCTGCGCGAGGAGAAGGAACGGAAGGCTATCGCTAGCAAT cTACCTAAAATCGAAGCACAAATTCGCGACTTGGTGACTGATTATGAAACAAGAACGGGAAACACCTTCACAGTGGATGGTAAACCTCTGCTTCAACTCATGGAAGAGGAATGGGAGATAAGGAAAGCT GAGCGCCACAACAAGCTGTCGGCGCGCAAGCAGGCGCTGACGCCGACCACGCCGCTGTTCCGCTCGCTCGCCACGTCGCCGCTCGGCAAGCGCAACCGCACCGCCGCCGGCCTCGCCGCCACCGCCGAGAGGAACAG GCCCCCGTCCAAGCGGCAGCTCATCACGGGCAGCGCCACCAAGGCCGTCACCACCATCACCAACAACCTGTCCGCGCTCAAGAGGTCCGCCATCTCTACTGTTAAAAG GCGCATCAGTGGTCGTCTAGCCGCCAGAGCAGTGGTGGAGTCTAAAGGCGATCACGCTAAGAGGAAGCTAGACTATGGTGGCGACGTAAAGAAAACACCCAAACTCGCCGTCAATGGCAGCATTCTGAAACATAAGCGTGCG TCCCACGGCAGACGTCGTAGTGGCGGGCGTAAGTCTATAAACGCGACTCGCTCTACGGCTTCGCAGGAAGACGAAAAAGCCGTCAACAAGGACCCGCTTATGGAGACCACGCTGCTGACTACCTACTCAGATTTTAAG GACGGTATAAACGAAAGACAGATCAGCAGAAGTTCGATGGCGAATACAAAACCGCAGGAATGCGTCATGCCGACTATAGTGTACCCCACCATCGAGGAAAACCACACGCCGACTACCCCAAAAAAAACTCCGAGGACCAAAACGCCTCTGACGCCTAAAGTCGGCAAAGAAAACATTCAACACGTGAACGTTCCTGGCACACCGAAAAGCAACCTAATGTACACGCCCACGAGATTAACGCGGTCAGCCCTTAAACTGAACCATGACGGCTTCGCGACCCCACGCGCACCTCTCAGCGCCAACAAAGTCAATTTACAACGTCAGAATACGGTGGCGAGTTTGACCGTCAAGACTACGCCAAATAACGTCAGCAGGTCGAAATCTCATTCGCATTTAGTTCGAGTTAAAAATCTACCTCCTCTCATCTGA
- the LOC115442292 gene encoding cilia- and flagella-associated protein 61-like isoform X2 — protein sequence MSIFFDFEVGSSGRRFRRAVDSDKYDIELFLNRQHTDLLFGDVDIGSLIELCTLSICMINENKEVVGFMALCDHPDIPCVNPADWEIWIRNMFQKYYLSRNTLFIHFMCCDDSMTEFFLEEALISVFLNDFYLTFIVLVVPPGCPDDILMRYDTFKKRNIYRYYSKGSDDIDVNHYLYTAMRQEFCPRLTMRRAVEEDNDDIVEILDKKCPRLKELYGEYYISEIIGRHPESQRKVIVADHQEHAVGVMCLNSEVNYKKLRSIYELQPYFGLMKATPLEKEQSKRTNTLLKTFGEPIMLGQWSPFEHNMKMEESHMDDDLEASSEHLDSQPKKISKVNFRRNAAMRRSMDLIMYRQQHSDDISDNIYMNSPSMPRSPRYSFAKYLLEDDPFDYEIVNIDKKLLSVPDVVSYDLLSKTTESEERMKRNEISKPKCRRRSIFKPMKTEELEQFSYQGGPNAFIIELIGLRNDIDDRYAFDMLQAAFEVMKDYDYCIISIPSADKSFPLLQHFCFVPSRPHICCDYALYVAHRASVLGRLRVREAEFIDVPEIARMLNELDGKETLWTIENSVVNKREHLAYVLTSGLSIVGVGILEQPEHLNFIRTKFNIDPYHNHKYHYKGHGRNTGFATLKVVLAYSVFEAHFRFFARDIMRLSGSSTLIWLTGYRNKWYAHKANSMASAMIPLLPRKTEIDRSAVPDLKKTAILSKNIMAFSTWFISKKFTSVPKANIDARIVVVGASRTAKAFLNSLLFSDASSYLTFTNVTLLSKNGLPYTRHSMAVTDKMFPQRHRNTEKYLKSIPYTYYVNVVQGTMVDINKQEKYVTLLNGTKYYYDLLILLFGKQYQHPHYLQNVMERGENGKLDENPSYVRLDVPNRKDAIPQVITYDTPHNVFIINHIVEANKALKYVNNVMRSECDYKIIVYGTTIHAYCCLNTLLEMNVPAQNIVFVEPFPPEDHTKTRVPIFCNVNVDRTVREVLNNLNVTVHRAYYFQSWTVGFDCRVSHVDFVSQFQIIRVECSAFFYYGTKGIDSNAYLAIIKSGIAYDGGILIDHQFRTKDPAVYAAGTATAYCRKYFAQAYKQKYYDSYEIGEKLGAQLRNELDPLFTEKVPTFTRKSDSFSFAENTESGSTNSYSSQNTSESSTSKSSTSQNSTDESVEKLPNLKKPIVTHCTLPGGLQYLDVRPPGRKIPHYYIQSLHYNGIVMETFKDGYFKLHLNNDYIVDGITCLSLHTYPLECFKHIYGLSSLVLNNVHLRYTAKKIDDFYEFFRSPWAFFLYHDQCDELFAMVKELLPKGDCKGSTLREALRSVANKISSSSFGPETKLKIRTNFEKSPHIEAITDYVIEWLSENDAILPMYLQPWQKTYYSHDVNRNTTFIRKRRSIIKLIQAIL from the exons ATGTCGATATTTTTCGATTTCGAAGTAGGATCGAGTGGTAGAAGATTTAGAAGAGCAGTGGACAGCGATAAATACGATATAGAACTGTTTCTGAATCGACAACATACGGATTTACTATTTGGCGATGTTGATATTGGAAGTTTGAT TGAATTATGTACGTTATCAATATGCATGATAAACGAGAACAAGGAAGTAGTTGGTTTCATGGCTCTGTGCGATCATCCAGATATCCCGTGTGTGAACCCAGCAGACTGGGAGATATGGATTAGGAACATGTTCCA GAAATACTACCTTTCCCGGAACACTTTGTTCATCCATTTCATGTGCTGCGATGATTCAATGACTGAATTTTTCCTAGAAGAAGCGCTGATTTCGGTGTTCCTTAACGATTTCTATCTGACCTTCATTGTTTTGGTGGTCCCTCCTGGATGTCCAGATG ATATTCTAATGAGATATGACACATTTAAGAAACGTaacatatatagatattattcgAAAGGTAGCGACGACATTGATGTGAACCATTATTTGTACACTGCAATGCGACAGGAATTTTGTCCTAGATTGACCATGCGACGTGCTGT agaaGAAGATAATGACGATATAGTAGAAATTTTGGATAAAAAATGTCCACGGCTTAAAGAGTTGTATGGAGAATATTATATAAGCGAGATTATTGGACGACATCCCGAGAGCCAGAGGAAAGTCATCGTGGCCGAT CACCAAGAACACGCGGTCGGAGTGATGTGCCTGAACTCTGAAGTAAACTATAAGAAATTGAGAAGCATTTACGAGCTGCAACCTTACTTTGGCTTAATGAAAGCAACGCCTTTAGAAAAAGAACAGTCTAAACGCACTAATACTTTGCTCAAAACTTTTGG AGAACCGATAATGCTTGGTCAATGGAGTCCCTTTgaacataatatgaaaatggAAGAAAGTCATATGGACGat GACTTGGAAGCATCAAGCGAACACCTTGATTCTCAACCGAAAAAGATTAGCAAAGTTAACTTTAGGCGCAACGCAGCGATGAGGCGCAGTATGGACCTCATTATGTACAGACAGCAGCATTCGGACGACATTAGCGATAATATTTACATGAATTCACCCTCAATGCCTCGGTCTCCGAGATATTCATTCGCGAAGTATTTGCTGGAAGACGATCCTTTCGACTATGAGATTGtgaatattgataaaaaactgCTCTCCGTGCCTGACGTTGTTTCTTATGATTTGCT ATCGAAAACAACCGAAAGCGAAGAACGTatgaaaagaaatgaaatatCGAAACCCAAATGTA GAAGACGTTCTATATTCAAACCAATGAAAACTGAGGAACTCGAACAGTTCAGCTATCAAGGAGGACCCAACGCTTTTATTATTGAGTTGATCGGTTTAAGAAATGATATAGATGATAG ATATGCTTTTGATATGCTTCAGGCAGCGTTCGAGGTGATGAAGGATTATGATTATTGCATTATCAGTATTCCATCAGCTGACAAGAGTTTTCCGTTGTTGCAACATTTTTGT TTTGTTCCTTCAAGACCGCATATTTGTTGCGACTACGCTTTGTATGTAGCGCACAGAGCTTCTGTTCTtgg AAGGCTAAGAGTTCGAGAAGCGGAGTTCATAGACGTTCCAGAAATAGCTCGTATGTTAAACGAGTTAGATGGGAAAGAGACGCTGTGGACAATAGAAAACAGTGTTGTGAATAAAAGAGAACATCTGGCATACGTGCTTACGAGCGGATTGTCTATTGTTGGTGTCGGGATTCTGGA GCAACCAGAACACCTCAATTTCATACGAACAAAATTCAACATAGACCCATACCACAACCACAAGTATCATTACAAAGGACACGGAAGAAACACTGGTTTTGCAACACTTAAAGTGGTCTTAGCTTATTCAGTGTTCGAGGCGCATTTCAGGTTCTTTGCGAGGGACATCATGCGATTATCTGGAAGTAGCACTTTGATCTGGTTGACTGGATACAGAAATAAATGG TATGCCCACAAAGCGAATTCGATGGCTTCGGCTATGATTCCACTGTTGCCTAGAAAAACAGAGATAGACAGATCCGCTGTGCCTGATCTCAAGAAAACTGCTATACTGTCGaagaatat AATGGCATTCAGCACTTGGTTTATAAGCAAGAAATTTACGAGCGTGCCCAAGGCAAACATCGACGCGCGCATTGTTGTAGTAGGTGCATCGAGGACTGCTAAGGCTTTTCTCAATTCTTTACTTTTTAG TGATGCCTCATCCTATTTGACATTCACAAATGTGACACTTCTGTCTAAAAACGGATTACCTTACACGAGACATTCAATGGCCGTTACTGATAAAATGTTTCCACAAAGGCATAGAAATACGgagaaatatttgaaaagtaTCCCGTATACTTATTACGTGAATGTCGTCCAAGGAACTATGGTGGATATAAATAA ACAAGAAAAATATGTAACGTTACTTAACGGAACTAAATACTATTATGATTTACTTATTCTATTATTTGGAAAGCAGTATCAACATCCTCATTATTTGCAAAATGTTATGGAAAGAGGTGAAAACGGCAA atTGGACGAGAATCCGTCATACGTTCGGCTAGACGTTCCGAATCGTAAGGATGCTATACCGCAAGTTATAACTTACGATACCCCGCACaacgtttttataattaatcacattgtAGAAGCaaataaagcattaaaatacgTCAACAATGTGATGAGAAGCGAATGTGATT ataaaattattgtgtACGGAACGACAATACATGCCTACTGTTGTCTCAATACATTGTTAGAAATGAATGTTCCAGCTCAGAACATTGTATTCGTAGAGCCTTTCCCGCCTGAAGATCATACTAAAACAAGAGTTCCAATTTTCTGTAATGTCAAT gtagACCGCACAGTGCGCGAAGTCCTCAACAATCTAAATGTAACGGTGCACCGTGCCTATTATTTCCAGTCTTGGACGGTCGGTTTTGACTGCCGAGTAAGCCATGTCGACTTTGTATCACAGTTCCAGATTATACGCGTTGAATGTTCCGCCTTTTTCTATTACGGGACGAAGGGTATCGACAGTAATGCGTATCTTG CAATAATTAAAAGCGGTATAGCATATGACGGTGGAATACTAATAGACCACCAGTTTCGCACAAAAGACCCAGCAGTATACGCCGCGGGTACAGCCACTGCGTACTGCCGGAAATATTTCGCGCAAGCATACAAACAGAAATATTATGACTCATACGAAATAGGTGAAAAG TTGGGCGCACAATTAAGGAATGAATTAGATCCATTGTTTACCGAGAAAGTTCCTACTTTTACCCGGAAATCTGATAGCTTTTCGTTCGCTGAAAATACAGAATCCGGGTCCACTAACTCATACTCAAGCCAGAATACTAGTGAATCTTCTACAAGCAAATCCTCCACTTC TCAGAATTCAACAGACGAGTCAGTTGAAAAGCTACCGAACCTAAAAAAGCCTATAGTGACGCATTGTACTTTACCTGGAGGTCTGCAGTATTTAGACGTTCGTCCGCCTGGAAGGAAAATAccacattattatattcaatcGTTGCATTATAAT GGTATCGTAATGGAAACTTTCAAGGATGGTTACTTCAAATTGCATCTAAACAATGATTATATCGTAGATGGTATCACGTGTTTGAGTCTTCACACATACCCATTGGAGTGCTTCAAACATATCTATGGATTGTCTTCTTTAGTATTGAATAATGTGCATTTACGATACACG GCAAAGAAAATAGACGATTTCTACGAATTCTTCCGCTCGCCGTGGGCGTTCTTTTTGTACCACGATCAATGCGATGAGTTATTCGCTATGGTCAAGGAACTTTTGCCGAAG GGTGACTGCAAAGGGAGTACTCTCAGAGAAGCTTTAAGATCTGTAGCAAATAAAATTAGCAGCTCG TCTTTCGGACCCGAAACTAAACTCAAAATCCGCACGAACTTCGAAAAGTCGCCGCATATAGAAGCAATTACGGACTACGTGATAGAATGGTTGTCAGAGAACGACGCAATACTACCGATGTATCTACAACCGTGGCAGAAAACTTACTATAGCCACGATGTTAACAGAAACACCACGTTCATACGGAAAAGACGATCTATTATAAAGTTGATACAAGCTATTTTGTAA
- the LOC115442292 gene encoding cilia- and flagella-associated protein 61-like isoform X1: MSIFFDFEVGSSGRRFRRAVDSDKYDIELFLNRQHTDLLFGDVDIGSLIELCTLSICMINENKEVVGFMALCDHPDIPCVNPADWEIWIRNMFQKYYLSRNTLFIHFMCCDDSMTEFFLEEALISVFLNDFYLTFIVLVVPPGCPDDILMRYDTFKKRNIYRYYSKGSDDIDVNHYLYTAMRQEFCPRLTMRRAVEEDNDDIVEILDKKCPRLKELYGEYYISEIIGRHPESQRKVIVADHQEHAVGVMCLNSEVNYKKLRSIYELQPYFGLMKATPLEKEQSKRTNTLLKTFGEPIMLGQWSPFEHNMKMEESHMDDDLEASSEHLDSQPKKISKVNFRRNAAMRRSMDLIMYRQQHSDDISDNIYMNSPSMPRSPRYSFAKYLLEDDPFDYEIVNIDKKLLSVPDVVSYDLLSKTTESEERMKRNEISKPKCRRRSIFKPMKTEELEQFSYQGGPNAFIIELIGLRNDIDDRYAFDMLQAAFEVMKDYDYCIISIPSADKSFPLLQHFCFVPSRPHICCDYALYVAHRASVLGRLRVREAEFIDVPEIARMLNELDGKETLWTIENSVVNKREHLAYVLTSGLSIVGVGILEQPEHLNFIRTKFNIDPYHNHKYHYKGHGRNTGFATLKVVLAYSVFEAHFRFFARDIMRLSGSSTLIWLTGYRNKWYAHKANSMASAMIPLLPRKTEIDRSAVPDLKKTAILSKNIMAFSTWFISKKFTSVPKANIDARIVVVGASRTAKAFLNSLLFSDASSYLTFTNVTLLSKNGLPYTRHSMAVTDKMFPQRHRNTEKYLKSIPYTYYVNVVQGTMVDINKQEKYVTLLNGTKYYYDLLILLFGKQYQHPHYLQNVMERGENGKLDENPSYVRLDVPNRKDAIPQVITYDTPHNVFIINHIVEANKALKYVNNVMRSECDYKIIVYGTTIHAYCCLNTLLEMNVPAQNIVFVEPFPPEDHTKTRVPIFCNVNVDRTVREVLNNLNVTVHRAYYFQSWTVGFDCRVSHVDFVSQFQIIRVECSAFFYYGTKGIDSNAYLAIIKSGIAYDGGILIDHQFRTKDPAVYAAGTATAYCRKYFAQAYKQKYYDSYEIGEKLGAQLRNELDPLFTEKVPTFTRKSDSFSFAENTESGSTNSYSSQNTSESSTSKSSTSQVQNSTDESVEKLPNLKKPIVTHCTLPGGLQYLDVRPPGRKIPHYYIQSLHYNGIVMETFKDGYFKLHLNNDYIVDGITCLSLHTYPLECFKHIYGLSSLVLNNVHLRYTAKKIDDFYEFFRSPWAFFLYHDQCDELFAMVKELLPKGDCKGSTLREALRSVANKISSSSFGPETKLKIRTNFEKSPHIEAITDYVIEWLSENDAILPMYLQPWQKTYYSHDVNRNTTFIRKRRSIIKLIQAIL; encoded by the exons ATGTCGATATTTTTCGATTTCGAAGTAGGATCGAGTGGTAGAAGATTTAGAAGAGCAGTGGACAGCGATAAATACGATATAGAACTGTTTCTGAATCGACAACATACGGATTTACTATTTGGCGATGTTGATATTGGAAGTTTGAT TGAATTATGTACGTTATCAATATGCATGATAAACGAGAACAAGGAAGTAGTTGGTTTCATGGCTCTGTGCGATCATCCAGATATCCCGTGTGTGAACCCAGCAGACTGGGAGATATGGATTAGGAACATGTTCCA GAAATACTACCTTTCCCGGAACACTTTGTTCATCCATTTCATGTGCTGCGATGATTCAATGACTGAATTTTTCCTAGAAGAAGCGCTGATTTCGGTGTTCCTTAACGATTTCTATCTGACCTTCATTGTTTTGGTGGTCCCTCCTGGATGTCCAGATG ATATTCTAATGAGATATGACACATTTAAGAAACGTaacatatatagatattattcgAAAGGTAGCGACGACATTGATGTGAACCATTATTTGTACACTGCAATGCGACAGGAATTTTGTCCTAGATTGACCATGCGACGTGCTGT agaaGAAGATAATGACGATATAGTAGAAATTTTGGATAAAAAATGTCCACGGCTTAAAGAGTTGTATGGAGAATATTATATAAGCGAGATTATTGGACGACATCCCGAGAGCCAGAGGAAAGTCATCGTGGCCGAT CACCAAGAACACGCGGTCGGAGTGATGTGCCTGAACTCTGAAGTAAACTATAAGAAATTGAGAAGCATTTACGAGCTGCAACCTTACTTTGGCTTAATGAAAGCAACGCCTTTAGAAAAAGAACAGTCTAAACGCACTAATACTTTGCTCAAAACTTTTGG AGAACCGATAATGCTTGGTCAATGGAGTCCCTTTgaacataatatgaaaatggAAGAAAGTCATATGGACGat GACTTGGAAGCATCAAGCGAACACCTTGATTCTCAACCGAAAAAGATTAGCAAAGTTAACTTTAGGCGCAACGCAGCGATGAGGCGCAGTATGGACCTCATTATGTACAGACAGCAGCATTCGGACGACATTAGCGATAATATTTACATGAATTCACCCTCAATGCCTCGGTCTCCGAGATATTCATTCGCGAAGTATTTGCTGGAAGACGATCCTTTCGACTATGAGATTGtgaatattgataaaaaactgCTCTCCGTGCCTGACGTTGTTTCTTATGATTTGCT ATCGAAAACAACCGAAAGCGAAGAACGTatgaaaagaaatgaaatatCGAAACCCAAATGTA GAAGACGTTCTATATTCAAACCAATGAAAACTGAGGAACTCGAACAGTTCAGCTATCAAGGAGGACCCAACGCTTTTATTATTGAGTTGATCGGTTTAAGAAATGATATAGATGATAG ATATGCTTTTGATATGCTTCAGGCAGCGTTCGAGGTGATGAAGGATTATGATTATTGCATTATCAGTATTCCATCAGCTGACAAGAGTTTTCCGTTGTTGCAACATTTTTGT TTTGTTCCTTCAAGACCGCATATTTGTTGCGACTACGCTTTGTATGTAGCGCACAGAGCTTCTGTTCTtgg AAGGCTAAGAGTTCGAGAAGCGGAGTTCATAGACGTTCCAGAAATAGCTCGTATGTTAAACGAGTTAGATGGGAAAGAGACGCTGTGGACAATAGAAAACAGTGTTGTGAATAAAAGAGAACATCTGGCATACGTGCTTACGAGCGGATTGTCTATTGTTGGTGTCGGGATTCTGGA GCAACCAGAACACCTCAATTTCATACGAACAAAATTCAACATAGACCCATACCACAACCACAAGTATCATTACAAAGGACACGGAAGAAACACTGGTTTTGCAACACTTAAAGTGGTCTTAGCTTATTCAGTGTTCGAGGCGCATTTCAGGTTCTTTGCGAGGGACATCATGCGATTATCTGGAAGTAGCACTTTGATCTGGTTGACTGGATACAGAAATAAATGG TATGCCCACAAAGCGAATTCGATGGCTTCGGCTATGATTCCACTGTTGCCTAGAAAAACAGAGATAGACAGATCCGCTGTGCCTGATCTCAAGAAAACTGCTATACTGTCGaagaatat AATGGCATTCAGCACTTGGTTTATAAGCAAGAAATTTACGAGCGTGCCCAAGGCAAACATCGACGCGCGCATTGTTGTAGTAGGTGCATCGAGGACTGCTAAGGCTTTTCTCAATTCTTTACTTTTTAG TGATGCCTCATCCTATTTGACATTCACAAATGTGACACTTCTGTCTAAAAACGGATTACCTTACACGAGACATTCAATGGCCGTTACTGATAAAATGTTTCCACAAAGGCATAGAAATACGgagaaatatttgaaaagtaTCCCGTATACTTATTACGTGAATGTCGTCCAAGGAACTATGGTGGATATAAATAA ACAAGAAAAATATGTAACGTTACTTAACGGAACTAAATACTATTATGATTTACTTATTCTATTATTTGGAAAGCAGTATCAACATCCTCATTATTTGCAAAATGTTATGGAAAGAGGTGAAAACGGCAA atTGGACGAGAATCCGTCATACGTTCGGCTAGACGTTCCGAATCGTAAGGATGCTATACCGCAAGTTATAACTTACGATACCCCGCACaacgtttttataattaatcacattgtAGAAGCaaataaagcattaaaatacgTCAACAATGTGATGAGAAGCGAATGTGATT ataaaattattgtgtACGGAACGACAATACATGCCTACTGTTGTCTCAATACATTGTTAGAAATGAATGTTCCAGCTCAGAACATTGTATTCGTAGAGCCTTTCCCGCCTGAAGATCATACTAAAACAAGAGTTCCAATTTTCTGTAATGTCAAT gtagACCGCACAGTGCGCGAAGTCCTCAACAATCTAAATGTAACGGTGCACCGTGCCTATTATTTCCAGTCTTGGACGGTCGGTTTTGACTGCCGAGTAAGCCATGTCGACTTTGTATCACAGTTCCAGATTATACGCGTTGAATGTTCCGCCTTTTTCTATTACGGGACGAAGGGTATCGACAGTAATGCGTATCTTG CAATAATTAAAAGCGGTATAGCATATGACGGTGGAATACTAATAGACCACCAGTTTCGCACAAAAGACCCAGCAGTATACGCCGCGGGTACAGCCACTGCGTACTGCCGGAAATATTTCGCGCAAGCATACAAACAGAAATATTATGACTCATACGAAATAGGTGAAAAG TTGGGCGCACAATTAAGGAATGAATTAGATCCATTGTTTACCGAGAAAGTTCCTACTTTTACCCGGAAATCTGATAGCTTTTCGTTCGCTGAAAATACAGAATCCGGGTCCACTAACTCATACTCAAGCCAGAATACTAGTGAATCTTCTACAAGCAAATCCTCCACTTCacaagt TCAGAATTCAACAGACGAGTCAGTTGAAAAGCTACCGAACCTAAAAAAGCCTATAGTGACGCATTGTACTTTACCTGGAGGTCTGCAGTATTTAGACGTTCGTCCGCCTGGAAGGAAAATAccacattattatattcaatcGTTGCATTATAAT GGTATCGTAATGGAAACTTTCAAGGATGGTTACTTCAAATTGCATCTAAACAATGATTATATCGTAGATGGTATCACGTGTTTGAGTCTTCACACATACCCATTGGAGTGCTTCAAACATATCTATGGATTGTCTTCTTTAGTATTGAATAATGTGCATTTACGATACACG GCAAAGAAAATAGACGATTTCTACGAATTCTTCCGCTCGCCGTGGGCGTTCTTTTTGTACCACGATCAATGCGATGAGTTATTCGCTATGGTCAAGGAACTTTTGCCGAAG GGTGACTGCAAAGGGAGTACTCTCAGAGAAGCTTTAAGATCTGTAGCAAATAAAATTAGCAGCTCG TCTTTCGGACCCGAAACTAAACTCAAAATCCGCACGAACTTCGAAAAGTCGCCGCATATAGAAGCAATTACGGACTACGTGATAGAATGGTTGTCAGAGAACGACGCAATACTACCGATGTATCTACAACCGTGGCAGAAAACTTACTATAGCCACGATGTTAACAGAAACACCACGTTCATACGGAAAAGACGATCTATTATAAAGTTGATACAAGCTATTTTGTAA